The following proteins are co-located in the Streptomyces sp. DT2A-34 genome:
- a CDS encoding DUF5682 family protein — MLLGVRHHGPGSARAVRAALDAARPRVLLIEGPPEADALIPLAAEEDMRPPVALLAHAVDEPGRSAFWPLAEFSPEWVAIRWAVEHQVPARFIDLPATHTLAWGRQDEAAFDAGGGEGRDAEPGADARPGAEGGAQPGAEGGGQEGGVADTGGDPRADVRVDPLAVLADVAGYDDPERWWEDAVEHRGAGYGDAFAPFLGLEEAMGALREAYGSGGHDRDLVREAYMRLQARAAQREFGDEVAVVCGAWHVPALRRKSTVAADKALLKGLPKVKADMTWVPWTYRRLARVSGYGAGIDSPGWYGHLFGAPDRPVERWMTKVAGLLRDEDRMVSSAHVIEAVRLAETLAVMRGRPLPGLSETTDAVRAVMCEGSDVPLALVHDRLVVGDVLGEVPRSAPAVPLQRDLDRIQRRLRLKPEALERELELDLRKENDAERSRLLHRLRLLGVAWGEPVASRGSTGTFRETWRLRWEPELSVRVAEAGVWGTTVFAAATAKVEADAVAAQSLADVTALAERCLLAELPDALPAVMRILADRAALDADVGHLAQALPALVRSLRYGDVRGTDTGALTEVAAGLAERVFVGLPPACAALDADAAEEMRRHVDAVHGAVGLLGDAVASGEVARGGAAGNGDLRKRWHRVLRVLSVRDTVPGVVRGRAVRLLLDDGELAQDEAARLMGLALSPGTPPGDAAAWIEGFVGGGSGGGMLLVHDERLLGLVDAWLTGVPTEAFTDVLPLLRRTFSAYEPGVRRTLGELVRRGPGQRGSTGAGGSGIPGFAAELDLERADAVVPVVRLLLGLDRVEEDVENDRGENDLGKNDLVGATG; from the coding sequence TTGCTGCTCGGCGTGCGGCACCACGGGCCGGGCTCGGCGCGGGCCGTGCGGGCGGCGCTGGACGCGGCCCGGCCGCGGGTCCTGCTGATCGAGGGGCCGCCGGAGGCAGACGCCCTGATCCCGCTCGCCGCCGAGGAGGACATGCGACCGCCCGTCGCGCTCCTCGCTCACGCCGTGGACGAGCCCGGCCGCTCGGCCTTCTGGCCGCTGGCCGAGTTCTCCCCGGAGTGGGTCGCGATCCGCTGGGCCGTGGAGCACCAGGTCCCGGCCCGCTTCATCGACCTGCCGGCCACGCACACGCTGGCGTGGGGCAGGCAGGACGAGGCCGCGTTCGATGCGGGGGGTGGCGAGGGGCGGGACGCGGAGCCGGGCGCCGACGCCCGGCCGGGGGCCGAGGGGGGCGCCCAGCCGGGAGCCGAGGGCGGCGGCCAGGAGGGCGGGGTGGCTGATACCGGTGGCGACCCTCGTGCCGATGTCCGGGTCGATCCCCTCGCCGTGCTCGCCGATGTCGCCGGCTACGACGATCCCGAGCGGTGGTGGGAGGACGCCGTCGAGCACCGGGGAGCGGGGTACGGGGACGCGTTCGCGCCGTTTCTCGGGCTCGAAGAGGCCATGGGGGCGTTGCGGGAGGCGTACGGCAGCGGAGGGCATGACCGGGATCTCGTGCGGGAGGCGTATATGCGGCTCCAAGCGCGCGCTGCTCAGCGGGAGTTCGGGGACGAGGTGGCCGTGGTGTGCGGGGCGTGGCACGTGCCCGCGCTGCGGCGGAAGAGCACCGTGGCCGCGGACAAGGCGCTGCTGAAGGGGTTGCCCAAGGTCAAGGCGGACATGACGTGGGTGCCGTGGACGTACCGCCGGTTGGCTCGGGTCAGTGGGTACGGGGCAGGGATCGACTCGCCCGGATGGTACGGGCATCTCTTCGGCGCGCCGGACCGGCCGGTCGAGCGGTGGATGACCAAGGTGGCCGGGCTGCTGCGGGACGAGGACCGGATGGTGTCCTCGGCGCACGTCATCGAGGCGGTGCGGCTGGCGGAGACGCTCGCGGTGATGCGCGGGCGGCCGTTGCCGGGGCTGAGCGAGACGACCGACGCGGTGCGGGCGGTGATGTGCGAGGGCTCGGACGTGCCTTTGGCGCTGGTGCACGACCGGCTCGTCGTGGGGGACGTGCTGGGGGAGGTGCCTCGGTCGGCGCCGGCGGTGCCGTTGCAGCGGGACCTCGACCGGATCCAGCGTCGCCTGCGGCTCAAACCGGAGGCGCTGGAACGGGAGTTGGAGCTCGACCTGCGCAAGGAGAACGACGCCGAGCGCAGCAGGCTCTTGCACCGGCTACGGCTGCTCGGCGTGGCGTGGGGAGAGCCGGTCGCGTCGCGGGGCAGCACGGGGACGTTCCGGGAGACGTGGCGGCTGCGGTGGGAGCCCGAGCTGTCCGTGCGGGTCGCGGAGGCCGGGGTGTGGGGGACCACCGTGTTCGCCGCGGCGACCGCCAAGGTGGAGGCGGACGCCGTCGCCGCGCAGAGCCTGGCCGACGTCACCGCCCTCGCCGAGCGCTGCCTGCTGGCCGAACTGCCGGACGCGCTGCCCGCGGTGATGCGGATCCTCGCGGACCGGGCCGCCCTCGACGCGGACGTCGGCCATCTCGCCCAGGCCCTGCCCGCACTGGTTCGATCCCTGCGGTACGGCGATGTGCGCGGCACGGACACCGGAGCGCTCACGGAGGTCGCCGCGGGGCTCGCCGAGCGCGTCTTCGTCGGTCTGCCCCCGGCCTGCGCCGCCCTGGACGCGGACGCGGCCGAGGAGATGCGGCGCCATGTGGACGCCGTGCACGGGGCGGTGGGGTTGCTGGGTGACGCGGTGGCTTCCGGGGAGGTCGCAAGGGGCGGGGCCGCAGGAAACGGCGACCTGCGCAAGCGGTGGCACAGGGTGCTTCGGGTGCTGTCCGTGCGGGACACCGTGCCCGGTGTCGTCCGGGGTCGTGCCGTACGACTGCTGCTGGACGACGGGGAGTTGGCGCAGGACGAGGCGGCGCGGCTGATGGGGCTCGCGTTGTCGCCGGGGACGCCGCCGGGGGACGCGGCCGCGTGGATCGAGGGGTTCGTCGGTGGCGGTTCCGGTGGCGGGATGCTGCTCGTCCATGACGAGCGGCTGCTCGGGTTGGTCGATGCGTGGCTGACGGGAGTGCCGACGGAGGCGTTCACGGATGTGCTGCCGCTGCTGAGGCGCACGTTCTCGGCGTATGAGCCGGGAGTACGGCGGACCTTGGGCGAGCTGGTTCGGCGCGGGCCGGGGCAGCGGGGGAGTACGGGGGCCGGTGGCTCCGGCATACCCGGCTTCGCCGCCGAGCTCGACCTGGAGCGGGCGGATGCCGTGGTGCCGGTGGTGCGGTTGCTGCTGGGGCTGGACCGGGTGGAGGAGGACGTCGAGAACGACCGTGGTGAGAACGACCTTGGCAAGAACGACCTTGTGGGGGCAACGGGATGA
- a CDS encoding AAA family ATPase translates to MPVSVEPTSVAAGETEPAEALRPHAEDAFAHELAALAAQDDRPRPARWKLSPWAVATYLLGGTLPDGTVITPKYVGPRRLVEVAVTTLATDRALLLLGVPGTAKTWVSEHLAAAVSGDSTLLVQGTAGTPEEAIRYGWNYAQLLAHGPSRDALVPSPVMRAMAEGMTARVEELTRIPADVQDTLITILSEKTLPIPELGQEVQAVRGFNLIATANDRDRGVNDLSSALRRRFNTVVLPLPESVEAEVDIVSRRVDQIGRSLDLPAPPDGIDEIRRVVTVFRELRDGVTTDGRTKLKSPSGTLSTAEAISVVTNGLALAAHFGDGVLRSGDVAAGILGAVVRDPAADRTIWQEYLEAVVRERDGWTDFYRACREVSA, encoded by the coding sequence ATGCCTGTGTCCGTAGAACCGACATCCGTCGCAGCAGGGGAGACGGAACCGGCCGAGGCGTTGCGGCCGCACGCCGAGGACGCCTTCGCCCATGAACTCGCCGCGCTGGCCGCGCAGGACGACCGTCCGCGCCCGGCCCGCTGGAAGCTGTCGCCGTGGGCGGTGGCCACGTATCTGCTCGGCGGCACGCTGCCGGACGGCACGGTGATCACACCGAAGTACGTGGGCCCGCGCCGCCTGGTCGAGGTCGCCGTCACGACGCTCGCCACGGACCGCGCCCTGCTCCTGCTCGGCGTGCCCGGCACCGCCAAGACCTGGGTCTCCGAGCACTTGGCCGCGGCGGTCAGCGGCGACTCGACGTTGCTGGTGCAGGGCACGGCGGGCACGCCGGAGGAGGCGATCCGGTACGGCTGGAACTACGCGCAGCTGCTCGCGCACGGGCCGAGCCGTGACGCCCTCGTGCCCAGCCCCGTCATGCGGGCCATGGCGGAGGGCATGACCGCGCGGGTCGAGGAGCTGACCCGTATTCCTGCCGACGTGCAGGACACGCTGATCACGATCCTGTCGGAGAAGACGCTGCCGATACCGGAGCTGGGGCAGGAGGTGCAGGCGGTCCGCGGCTTCAACCTCATCGCCACGGCCAACGACCGCGACCGTGGCGTCAACGACCTCTCCAGTGCCCTGCGCCGCCGCTTCAACACGGTTGTGCTGCCGCTGCCGGAGAGCGTCGAGGCCGAAGTGGACATCGTCTCCCGCCGAGTCGACCAGATCGGCCGCTCCCTGGACCTGCCGGCCCCGCCCGACGGTATCGACGAGATCCGCCGCGTCGTAACGGTCTTCCGCGAGCTGCGGGACGGGGTGACGACCGACGGCCGCACGAAGCTGAAGTCGCCGAGCGGCACGCTGTCGACGGCCGAGGCGATCTCCGTCGTCACCAACGGCCTCGCGCTGGCCGCCCACTTCGGCGACGGCGTCCTGCGATCCGGCGACGTGGCCGCGGGCATCCTCGGCGCCGTCGTCCGCGATCCGGCGGCCGACCGGACCATCTGGCAGGAGTACCTGGAGGCGGTCGTGCGTGAGCGGGACGGCTGGACGGACTTCTACCGGGCGTGCCGGGAGGTGAGCGCGTGA
- a CDS encoding SWIM zinc finger family protein, translated as MTQQGVRWTADQVLALAPDTASRKAGSKLGAAGPWSEAGSSDEGTVWGLCKGSGSKPYQTVIDIADASGPAYKCSCPSRKFPCKHALGLLLLWAGGEGAVSPGQPPDWAEQWIKGRRQRTEEKQTAGASGSASGSGDPEAARRRAERRAMRVTAGATELEQRLADLLRGGLAGAEQAGYGPWEETAARMVDAQAPGLAARVRDLGAIPASGPGWPVRLLEECALLHLLDQGWLGRERLPDGLAATVRSRIGLPASADSPPVRDRWLVLAQYDTSDTKLTTRRIWLYGADSHRTALLLSYGAAGRAPELALPVGLALEAEVAAYPGAGQLRAALGEQFAPPAPTAIRPPGVTTTEATARYGEALRDDPWLDSVPVTLDRVIPTPDDGSWQLADADADTALPLTPAARARPGLWRLVALSGGAPVKVFGECGHRGFTPLTAWPEGAGEAVRLC; from the coding sequence ATGACTCAGCAGGGGGTGCGCTGGACCGCGGACCAGGTGCTGGCACTGGCGCCTGACACCGCGTCACGCAAAGCGGGAAGCAAACTCGGCGCGGCGGGGCCGTGGTCCGAGGCGGGGAGTTCCGACGAGGGGACGGTGTGGGGGCTGTGCAAGGGCAGTGGCAGCAAGCCGTATCAGACAGTCATCGACATCGCGGACGCATCCGGGCCCGCGTACAAGTGCAGTTGCCCGAGCCGGAAGTTCCCGTGCAAGCACGCGCTCGGGCTGCTGCTCCTCTGGGCGGGCGGGGAAGGGGCGGTGTCGCCGGGGCAGCCGCCGGACTGGGCGGAGCAGTGGATAAAGGGGAGAAGGCAGCGCACCGAAGAGAAGCAGACAGCGGGCGCGTCCGGTTCCGCCTCCGGGTCCGGTGATCCGGAGGCAGCACGGCGCAGGGCGGAGCGCCGGGCCATGCGGGTCACCGCGGGCGCGACAGAGCTGGAGCAGCGCCTGGCGGACCTGCTGCGCGGCGGCCTGGCCGGCGCGGAACAGGCGGGGTACGGCCCGTGGGAGGAGACGGCGGCCCGCATGGTCGACGCCCAGGCCCCCGGACTGGCCGCGCGGGTGCGGGACCTGGGGGCGATCCCCGCGTCCGGTCCGGGCTGGCCGGTACGCCTGCTGGAGGAGTGCGCCCTTCTGCACCTCCTCGACCAAGGCTGGCTCGGCCGCGAGCGGCTGCCCGACGGCCTGGCGGCCACGGTCCGCTCCCGCATCGGCCTGCCCGCCTCGGCGGACAGCCCGCCGGTGCGGGACCGCTGGCTGGTCCTCGCCCAGTACGACACGTCGGACACCAAACTGACGACGCGTCGGATATGGCTGTACGGCGCCGACTCGCACCGCACCGCACTGCTCCTCTCCTACGGCGCCGCCGGCCGTGCCCCGGAGCTGGCGCTGCCGGTGGGGCTGGCCCTGGAGGCGGAGGTGGCCGCGTACCCGGGCGCCGGGCAGCTGCGGGCGGCTCTGGGCGAGCAGTTCGCACCGCCCGCTCCGACGGCGATACGGCCGCCGGGTGTGACGACGACCGAGGCGACCGCCCGTTACGGCGAGGCGCTCCGCGACGACCCGTGGCTGGACTCCGTCCCGGTGACCCTGGACCGGGTCATACCGACCCCGGACGACGGCTCGTGGCAGCTGGCGGATGCCGACGCGGACACGGCGCTGCCGCTCACTCCTGCCGCCCGCGCCCGCCCCGGCCTGTGGCGCCTGGTCGCGCTGTCGGGCGGCGCGCCGGTCAAGGTGTTCGGCGAGTGCGGCCACCGTGGCTTCACCCCGTTGACGGCCTGGCCGGAGGGGGCGGGAGAGGCGGTGCGACTGTGCTGA
- a CDS encoding DUF5691 domain-containing protein produces MNSPSVPLDSPAPGTVDSPPPGAWEELVTAALLGTDRRTPPGCAPGREAPAALLDAAAVETVRRRAGLRPARAAQRPQPAPEDPRPELPPAAARRLAMLLADRPGVAGGGRRGTAPDLMELLPQWLATANDRGFAPPPQSLPALLDAARGRTDLRPAALTFAGPRAVWLARLNPDWRFALRAAPGRGAALPHLEDSARIQQLWQEGLFAERVSLLSAIRAREPAAARELLTATWATERAEDRLMFLDSLRTGLGPQDEPFLEQALTDRSRNVRATAAELLSALPGSALAARMAVRAGACVAVDHTGQTPAISVEAPHECDAGMERDGVVAKAPSGRGERSWWFGQLVEAAPLSTWPGRLGGRTPQEIVALPVTDDWQGELHAAWCRAAVRQRDGEWARALLGSPSAPEAGGPGAVSLAERAKLLGTLGSAERAEWVAGFIATHGLSEAFQLLGVCAVPWAAPLGRAVVDALNIARDAGSYPWSFSGVMGLAERCLDPAEASRLDGLQAVPDESEDASPGAGGYWAEAFQRLATTLRLRAAMIEELEPLGPSGA; encoded by the coding sequence ATGAACAGCCCCTCCGTCCCCTTGGATTCGCCCGCACCGGGAACCGTGGACTCACCCCCGCCCGGCGCCTGGGAGGAACTCGTCACCGCGGCGCTGCTCGGCACGGATCGGCGTACACCCCCGGGCTGCGCGCCGGGCCGGGAGGCGCCGGCGGCGCTGCTGGACGCGGCGGCCGTGGAGACCGTACGGCGGCGGGCGGGACTGCGGCCGGCGCGAGCGGCGCAGCGTCCGCAGCCGGCCCCCGAGGACCCGCGGCCGGAGCTGCCCCCGGCGGCGGCCCGCAGGCTGGCGATGCTGCTGGCCGACCGCCCCGGCGTGGCGGGCGGCGGCCGCAGAGGCACGGCACCGGACCTCATGGAGCTGCTGCCTCAGTGGCTCGCGACGGCGAACGACCGCGGTTTCGCTCCGCCCCCTCAGTCGCTGCCCGCGCTGCTGGACGCGGCGCGGGGGCGTACGGATCTACGGCCGGCGGCGCTGACGTTCGCGGGCCCGCGGGCGGTGTGGCTGGCCCGGCTGAACCCGGACTGGCGGTTCGCCCTGCGTGCGGCACCCGGCCGGGGCGCGGCACTGCCGCACCTCGAGGACTCGGCCAGGATCCAACAGCTTTGGCAGGAGGGGTTGTTCGCCGAGCGGGTCTCCCTTCTCTCCGCGATACGCGCCCGTGAGCCCGCCGCCGCCCGCGAGCTGCTGACCGCGACGTGGGCCACGGAGCGGGCCGAGGACCGGCTGATGTTCCTCGACTCGCTGCGGACCGGGCTGGGCCCGCAGGACGAGCCGTTCCTGGAGCAGGCGCTGACCGACCGGAGCCGCAATGTCCGGGCGACGGCAGCCGAGTTGCTCTCGGCACTGCCGGGTTCGGCGCTCGCCGCGCGGATGGCGGTGCGCGCCGGGGCGTGCGTGGCGGTGGACCACACGGGACAGACGCCGGCGATCAGTGTCGAGGCGCCGCACGAGTGCGACGCGGGCATGGAGCGCGACGGAGTCGTGGCCAAGGCTCCGTCCGGACGGGGTGAACGGTCCTGGTGGTTCGGCCAGTTGGTGGAGGCAGCACCGCTCAGCACGTGGCCGGGGCGGCTCGGGGGGCGTACGCCCCAGGAGATCGTGGCGCTGCCGGTGACGGACGACTGGCAGGGCGAGCTGCACGCCGCGTGGTGCCGGGCGGCGGTACGGCAGCGGGACGGCGAGTGGGCGAGGGCGCTGCTCGGGTCGCCCTCGGCTCCCGAAGCGGGCGGACCGGGAGCGGTGTCCTTGGCGGAGCGGGCGAAGCTCCTCGGCACGCTGGGCTCCGCCGAGCGTGCCGAGTGGGTCGCCGGGTTCATCGCGACGCACGGCCTGTCCGAGGCGTTTCAGCTGCTCGGGGTGTGTGCGGTGCCGTGGGCCGCGCCGCTCGGGCGGGCGGTGGTCGACGCGCTCAACATCGCGCGGGACGCGGGGAGTTATCCATGGAGTTTCAGTGGTGTGATGGGCCTGGCCGAGCGCTGCCTCGATCCGGCCGAGGCAAGCCGCCTCGACGGTCTGCAGGCGGTGCCGGACGAGTCGGAGGACGCGTCACCGGGGGCCGGGGGGTACTGGGCGGAGGCGTTTCAGCGGCTGGCCACGACGTTGCGGCTGCGGGCGGCCATGATCGAGGAGCTGGAACCACTCGGCCCGTCCGGCGCTTGA
- a CDS encoding cobalamin B12-binding domain-containing protein: MGVAAGPIRVVVAKPGLDGHDRGAKVIARALRDAGMEVIYTGLHQTPEQIVDTAIQEDADAIGLSILSGAHNTLFAAVIELLKERDAEDILVFGGGIIPEADIAPLKEKGVAEIFTPGATTQSIVDWVRANVRQPAASGG, from the coding sequence ATGGGTGTGGCAGCCGGTCCGATCCGCGTGGTGGTGGCCAAGCCGGGACTCGACGGCCACGATCGGGGGGCCAAGGTCATCGCGCGGGCACTGCGCGACGCCGGTATGGAGGTCATCTACACCGGCCTTCACCAGACTCCCGAGCAGATCGTCGACACCGCGATCCAGGAGGACGCCGACGCGATCGGCCTGTCCATCCTCTCCGGTGCCCACAACACCCTCTTCGCCGCCGTGATCGAACTCCTCAAGGAGCGCGACGCGGAGGACATTCTGGTCTTCGGCGGCGGGATCATCCCCGAGGCGGACATCGCCCCGCTGAAGGAGAAGGGCGTCGCGGAGATCTTCACGCCCGGGGCCACGACGCAGTCGATCGTGGACTGGGTGCGGGCGAACGTACGTCAGCCGGCTGCCTCCGGCGGTTGA
- a CDS encoding M23 family metallopeptidase: MTSPATASDAASAHYASYGAQEAHYGDSTSYGAYDATQFSAAGHAHAAPTFDADPLFGSLPGENTGAYDTTQWSTGNHQTVNYDAYATQHHAAYDTGTYDATAWTAEHERLAFVPQQATGHDTSGHWDASSWLQPDQSGAPADQTQQWEWGTQAFDTGAYDATQWNSDGGTGTTAQAADEYEQSAESFDQQATAHFEQIDHAAPTTYDDPAAYDDPAAYDDPAQHDAELSATGDLPAAAPLLDGQEESTPAPSPRAASRSGSRSRRRTPPKRSALLTVAVPSACVMGVAGIAAASVGTLTTDDKDTATTASDGQAVKPSTANNKLDTQLENLSAGADDFADRASRTQERIDLKAQQAAEKKKAAEEAARKERLRPKFALPVAQHGLSAYYGQAGINWMSVHTGIDFPVSYGTTVMSATDGTVRTQWNSAYGNMMIVTAKDGTETWYCHLSSYRVASGTTVKAGDPIAYSGNSGNSTGPHLHFEVRPGGSSAIDPLPWLRSHGLDPS, from the coding sequence ATGACCTCCCCGGCTACGGCTTCCGATGCCGCCTCGGCGCACTACGCGTCGTACGGCGCCCAGGAAGCCCACTACGGTGACTCCACCAGCTACGGCGCCTACGACGCCACTCAATTCAGCGCCGCCGGCCACGCCCACGCCGCCCCGACCTTCGACGCGGACCCCCTGTTCGGCAGCCTTCCCGGCGAGAACACGGGCGCGTACGACACCACACAGTGGTCCACGGGCAACCACCAGACCGTGAACTACGACGCCTACGCGACCCAGCACCACGCCGCCTACGACACCGGCACGTACGACGCCACGGCGTGGACGGCCGAACACGAGCGGCTCGCCTTCGTCCCGCAGCAGGCCACCGGCCACGACACATCCGGTCACTGGGACGCGAGCAGTTGGCTCCAGCCCGACCAGTCCGGCGCCCCGGCCGACCAGACCCAGCAGTGGGAATGGGGCACGCAGGCCTTCGACACCGGGGCGTACGACGCCACGCAGTGGAACTCCGACGGCGGCACCGGCACCACCGCGCAGGCAGCCGACGAGTACGAGCAGTCAGCAGAATCCTTCGATCAACAGGCGACCGCGCACTTCGAGCAGATCGACCACGCCGCCCCCACGACGTACGACGACCCCGCCGCGTACGACGACCCCGCCGCGTACGACGACCCCGCCCAGCACGACGCCGAGTTGAGCGCCACCGGCGATCTCCCCGCCGCGGCCCCGCTCCTCGACGGCCAGGAGGAGTCCACTCCGGCCCCCTCCCCACGCGCCGCCTCCCGCAGCGGCTCCCGCTCCCGCCGCCGTACACCCCCCAAGCGCTCCGCTCTGCTGACGGTCGCCGTGCCCTCGGCGTGTGTGATGGGCGTCGCGGGGATCGCCGCCGCCTCCGTCGGCACCCTGACGACCGACGACAAGGACACGGCGACGACGGCGTCGGACGGCCAGGCCGTGAAGCCGTCCACCGCGAACAACAAGTTGGACACCCAGCTCGAGAACCTCTCCGCCGGCGCCGACGACTTCGCCGACCGGGCCAGCCGTACGCAGGAGCGCATCGACCTGAAGGCGCAGCAGGCGGCCGAGAAGAAGAAGGCGGCGGAGGAGGCGGCCCGCAAGGAGCGGCTGCGCCCCAAGTTCGCCCTTCCGGTGGCGCAGCACGGCCTCAGCGCCTACTACGGCCAGGCCGGCATCAACTGGATGTCCGTGCACACCGGCATCGACTTCCCCGTCTCGTACGGCACGACGGTGATGTCCGCGACCGACGGCACTGTCCGGACGCAGTGGAACAGCGCCTACGGCAACATGATGATCGTGACCGCGAAAGACGGCACGGAGACGTGGTACTGCCACCTCTCCAGCTACCGTGTCGCCTCCGGTACGACGGTGAAGGCCGGCGACCCGATCGCGTACTCCGGCAACTCCGGCAACTCGACCGGCCCGCACCTGCACTTCGAGGTACGGCCGGGTGGCAGCTCGGCCATAGACCCGCTTCCCTGGCTGCGCAGCCACGGACTCGACCCGTCGTAA